In Candidatus Binatia bacterium, one genomic interval encodes:
- a CDS encoding TylF/MycF/NovP-related O-methyltransferase, translating to MSDSLNRPSQRLLPAIISAVQADHLTYLEEDALRDLHDGVEEIERRGLDGALVEAGCALGGSAIVIATAKSPRRPFYVYDVFGMIPPPSDQDGPEVHERYQVIRTGKSEGLGGHRYYGYESDLLEQVIGNFRRHGVPPESTSTYFVKGLFQEAMQIDWPVAFAHIDGDWYESVMTCLTRLAPRLVPGGVLVIDDYDAWSGCRSAVDAYFTDKRAEFTFIRKTRLTIVRAE from the coding sequence GTGTCTGATTCACTTAATCGACCATCGCAGCGTCTGCTCCCGGCGATCATCAGCGCCGTTCAGGCCGATCATTTGACCTACTTGGAGGAGGACGCATTAAGGGATTTACACGACGGAGTGGAAGAGATCGAGCGACGCGGGCTCGATGGGGCCTTGGTCGAGGCGGGTTGTGCCCTCGGGGGCTCCGCGATCGTCATCGCAACCGCCAAGTCCCCCCGTCGGCCTTTCTATGTTTACGATGTCTTCGGCATGATTCCGCCGCCCTCGGATCAGGATGGACCCGAAGTTCACGAACGATACCAGGTAATTCGGACTGGGAAGTCCGAAGGGTTAGGTGGGCACAGATATTACGGGTACGAGAGCGACCTCCTGGAGCAAGTGATTGGCAATTTCCGCCGCCACGGGGTCCCCCCCGAATCGACGAGCACGTATTTTGTCAAAGGCTTGTTTCAAGAGGCCATGCAGATCGACTGGCCGGTGGCTTTTGCGCACATTGATGGAGACTGGTACGAATCGGTGATGACCTGCTTGACCCGGCTCGCACCCCGGCTTGTGCCTGGGGGGGTATTGGTCATTGATGATTACGACGCTTGGTCGGGCTGCCGCAGTGCGGTCGATGCGTACTTCACAGACAAGCGAGCCGAGTTCACTTTCATCCGAAAGACGCGCTTAACGATTGTCCGCGCAGAATGA
- the rplU gene encoding 50S ribosomal protein L21: MAYVVIRTGGKQYRVAPGDTVRVERLDGAVGDKITLGDVLFVGGNGEVKIGTPTVSDVKVTAEIVDQGLAKKIMVFKKKRRKSYSRQRGHRQRQTTLKILEIG, translated from the coding sequence ATGGCGTATGTAGTCATCAGAACCGGCGGCAAGCAGTACCGCGTGGCGCCGGGAGATACCGTCCGGGTGGAGCGGCTGGACGGCGCGGTGGGAGATAAAATTACGCTCGGCGATGTGTTGTTCGTCGGCGGCAACGGCGAGGTTAAGATCGGCACGCCGACGGTGTCGGACGTCAAAGTCACCGCGGAGATCGTCGATCAAGGCCTGGCGAAAAAAATCATGGTCTTCAAAAAGAAGCGGCGCAAGAGCTACAGCAGGCAGCGGGGTCATCGCCAGCGGCAGACGACGCTCAAGATTCTCGAAATCGGTTAG
- the rpmA gene encoding 50S ribosomal protein L27: MAHKKAGGSSRNGRDSQGQRRGVKVFGGEKVRAGNILIRQVGTRIHPGRNVGMGRDFTIYAKIDGVVSYERMDKERKRVSVQPA; the protein is encoded by the coding sequence ATGGCACATAAGAAAGCGGGAGGAAGCTCGCGCAACGGCAGAGACAGCCAGGGGCAGAGGCGCGGAGTCAAAGTGTTCGGCGGAGAGAAGGTGCGGGCGGGAAATATTTTAATCCGCCAGGTCGGCACCCGCATTCACCCGGGTAGAAACGTCGGCATGGGCCGGGACTTCACCATCTACGCCAAGATCGACGGGGTGGTGTCCTACGAGCGCATGGACAAGGAACGAAAGCGGGTGAGCGTGCAGCCGGCGTAA
- the obgE gene encoding GTPase ObgE, producing MKFIDEVRIEVEAGHGGRGCMSFRREKFVPRGGPDGGDGGNGGDVVAVADPQLTTLLDLRYQRLYRAGRGVHGKGKDQHGKRGEEKIIPVPVGTTIRDAESGELLVDLSAPGQRAVIARGGKGGRGNARFVSSTNRSPRKVQPGLPGEERVLDVELRLLADVGIIGLPNAGKSTLIAAISAARPKIADYPFTTLVPNLGVVSYGEGKSFVIADIPGLIEGAHRGEGLGHKFLKHVSRTSVLIHLLDASRITADDPLNDWRAINRELELFDPALAAKPQIVAANKVDLPEAREAAALLKEKFAAISVPFLAISAATREGLRELVMSISRTLEERKESGDRAAAGI from the coding sequence ATGAAGTTTATTGATGAGGTAAGAATTGAGGTAGAGGCCGGGCACGGCGGGCGGGGGTGTATGAGCTTTCGCCGGGAAAAATTCGTCCCGCGCGGCGGGCCGGACGGCGGCGACGGCGGCAACGGCGGCGATGTCGTGGCGGTCGCGGACCCGCAGCTCACCACGCTCTTGGATCTCCGCTATCAGAGGCTTTATCGCGCCGGCCGAGGTGTCCACGGCAAGGGAAAGGACCAGCACGGAAAGCGCGGTGAGGAAAAAATCATTCCGGTCCCCGTCGGGACGACGATTCGCGACGCGGAGAGCGGCGAGCTGCTGGTGGATCTGAGCGCGCCGGGGCAGCGCGCCGTGATTGCGCGCGGCGGCAAGGGCGGAAGAGGAAACGCACGCTTCGTCTCTTCGACCAATCGCAGCCCGCGCAAGGTCCAGCCCGGACTGCCCGGCGAAGAGCGCGTGCTCGACGTGGAGTTGAGACTTTTGGCCGACGTGGGAATCATCGGACTCCCGAACGCGGGAAAGTCCACGCTGATCGCCGCCATCTCGGCGGCGCGGCCGAAGATCGCCGACTATCCGTTCACGACTCTGGTTCCCAACCTGGGCGTGGTGAGCTACGGCGAAGGAAAGAGTTTTGTCATTGCCGACATTCCGGGACTGATCGAAGGCGCCCACCGAGGGGAAGGACTCGGACACAAGTTTCTCAAGCACGTGAGCAGGACGAGCGTATTGATCCATCTTCTCGACGCTTCGCGCATTACGGCAGACGACCCGCTGAACGATTGGCGCGCGATCAATCGCGAGCTCGAGCTTTTCGATCCGGCGCTGGCGGCGAAACCGCAAATCGTTGCGGCGAACAAGGTCGATCTGCCGGAGGCGAGAGAGGCGGCTGCATTGTTGAAAGAGAAGTTCGCGGCCATTTCGGTTCCTTTTCTCGCGATCTCCGCGGCGACGCGCGAAGGTTTGCGCGAGCTGGTCATGTCGATTTCCAGAACATTGGAAGAAAGGAAGGAGAGCGGCGATCGTGCTGCAGCGGGAATTTAA